A section of the Portunus trituberculatus isolate SZX2019 chromosome 20, ASM1759143v1, whole genome shotgun sequence genome encodes:
- the LOC123506773 gene encoding gamma-aminobutyric acid receptor subunit beta-like isoform X1, with amino-acid sequence MSSFVPSLLFVVVGWTSFFWPAEVVVGRNGLVITSLLTIASMYTGIRQTSPTTSYVKALDVWMLMCILLTTVPLLQYTLILSWRKTSDSSVTKVVPGSLRRPLESLPLKSMRHARDGWPPGITYLFPALQPCLLALLPDPEPPRPQLSRPPLCAAPLCRGAL; translated from the exons ATGAGTTCCTTCGTGCCCTCTTTACTCTtcgtggtggtggggtggactTCATTCTTCTGGCCCGCCGAGGTGGTAGTAGGTCGAAACGGATTGGTGATCACCTCGCTTCTCACCATCGCCTCCATGTACACCGGCATCAG GCAGACAAGTCCCACCACAAGCTACGTGAAGGCCCTGGACGTGTGGATGTTGATGTGCATTCTACTCACCACTGTGCCTCTCCTGCAGTACACCCTCATCCTGTC ATGGAGGAAGACCAGTGACAGCAGCGTAACGAAAGTAGTGCCCGG AAGTCTGCGGCGCCCTCTGGAATCTCTGCCACTGAAATCTATGAGACACGCAAGAGATGGTTGGCCGCCTGGGATTACCTATCTGTTTCCTGCTCTTCAACCTTGCCTACTGGCCCTCCTACCTGACCCCGAGCCTCCACGCCCTCAATTGAGCCGACCACCACTGTGTGCGGCGCCCTTATGCCGCGGAGCGCTCTGA
- the LOC123506773 gene encoding gamma-aminobutyric acid receptor subunit beta-like isoform X2: protein MSSFVPSLLFVVVGWTSFFWPAEVVVGRNGLVITSLLTIASMYTGIRQTSPTTSYVKALDVWMLMCILLTTVPLLQYTLILSWRKTSDSSVTKVVPGLRRPLESLPLKSMRHARDGWPPGITYLFPALQPCLLALLPDPEPPRPQLSRPPLCAAPLCRGAL from the exons ATGAGTTCCTTCGTGCCCTCTTTACTCTtcgtggtggtggggtggactTCATTCTTCTGGCCCGCCGAGGTGGTAGTAGGTCGAAACGGATTGGTGATCACCTCGCTTCTCACCATCGCCTCCATGTACACCGGCATCAG GCAGACAAGTCCCACCACAAGCTACGTGAAGGCCCTGGACGTGTGGATGTTGATGTGCATTCTACTCACCACTGTGCCTCTCCTGCAGTACACCCTCATCCTGTC ATGGAGGAAGACCAGTGACAGCAGCGTAACGAAAGTAGTGCCCGG TCTGCGGCGCCCTCTGGAATCTCTGCCACTGAAATCTATGAGACACGCAAGAGATGGTTGGCCGCCTGGGATTACCTATCTGTTTCCTGCTCTTCAACCTTGCCTACTGGCCCTCCTACCTGACCCCGAGCCTCCACGCCCTCAATTGAGCCGACCACCACTGTGTGCGGCGCCCTTATGCCGCGGAGCGCTCTGA